The genomic stretch ATTGTTCTTGCACCTAAGAAGATTTTATTTATGTAGCCTAGAATGATGTACCAATCGATATTAATATTACATCTTCAATTTTGTACTAAACACTGGTTTAATATTAGAGAAATTTAGTTATGATTACTGATAGAAGTTAAGATTTTcctaaggaaatctctctattctatcgAGGAAAATCTTCCATTATGttaagggaaatccttcctcctacctCCTCATCTAAGAGAGGGACAGCTTAATATATTTAagctaaaacttcttcaataattgttcttatcttctattctttccatcaaTTACATATGGCTTTAATTTGTATCGATACACTTAAATAActcatttattgttcatacttcgTAAAAAGTTATGAATGTTAAAATATTACTATATAACAATACACAACCATTTAATAAGTGATAGTCGCAATAGTGATAAATCATAATTACTTATCGAATGTTAAATATTCTAAATctcatttgatatttttttcattatttttttttcttcaaaacttCAACTAGTTTGACAGATAAAGATCTTAAATTTTGTCTATGTCATTCACCTTGTAAGCAAAAATGATGAATAACTAGACACTAAACTAAGCTATTTATGGTGGTAGAACCACTCAAACGATATATAAGTAAGTCCTCCAACTTCCAATATGAATCAATCCAGGATCTTCAAAAGTTAATTAAGTTCTCAACGATCCAccaaacacacacaaaaaaacaataagaaaattggatTCCTCTAAGTTCACCAACTACTACTCAACTATGGGCCAACATTTCATTCTTGGTTAGATGGGCTCCAtattttatgaaagaaaaaccAGTTGTGGATGGTGAAAGAGCAATCGGTTCTATACATAGCCAAAGATGCCTCATATATATATGACCTATTATTCACCATCATAATTCGCTAGAATTTTAATCGAGAAAATGTTAACTTCATCACAAGCATGCATTTGAAACGAAGTGcctgataaaagataaaaattttgaTTATAGAAGTTGATCttcaatgtgattttgctttcccTTTCTAGACAAATCTTTATAGAAATTGAAAATATTGATGCTGTGATAATTTGTAAAGGGGGATAAAAGTTAATCGAAAAAATCGGTGAATATCTAAGAAAAGCTTTttgaatttcttctttttttttcctatcaATGTCCCCATTTTTCTGATGAGACATATAAGAAACATTTCTATCTTTTGTATTGGACTGATAAAAAAGATGAATCAATTCGGATGTCAAAAATATTAtacattaaattattatttaaaatataataattgagataaaaaaaattaagttttttttatgtgttttcaTTTCCAAATCAATAAGAACATATATTTGAAACcttgataaaatattataattttaataaaatatattataattagattGATTTACCTTATGGATTGGTTCAAAAAGGAGATTTTCGGATCTTGTCTTTTGGATTAAAAAAATGGGGGCAttgatgaaataaataaaaagagatataaatggaaaaaaaataaatttatatttttttggaaaatcataaaaagaagtggttctataattaaaatattataattttaataaaaatattataattggattgATTCAATCCTATGGAGTGGTTCTATAAAGGACAAAGATATTTTCAGATCTTATATTTTGGATTAAGAAAATGAGGGCATTGATGAATTAAATAAAAAGAGATATCAATGAAACAATATAaatttagagttttttttttcgaaaattcataaaaaaaaaaaaaatggattcGAGGATGGGGAGGTTCTCCAATCGGACGGTCCGGATTCATCGTCACTCTCAGTCTCACTTCTTCCATCATTTAGAGGCCAACAAAACATCCCATCTCCGCTTCCGTTAATCTCTCGAGTGTCGCAACCGTCTTTCGCTCTCCGGTCTCTGCTCCGCGAGGGAGAAGGGGATGGCGGAGGGGAAGGGGGAGAGAGAGGATGTGGCGATACTCCTTGGCAAGGGTCTGCAGCCTCCCATGCGACGAACGACGAGCATGATGGAGTTCTCCGCGACCAATTTTGCGGCCGCCTCCGCCGCGGCAGATTGGCGAGAGGGCATCCGTCGCAGTGAGCAGAATAGAGCAGCAACGTTTGAGATGCCGCCGAAGATCGTCCAGCGGCGGAGCTTCAACGACTTCCGGACGTTGGAGACGACCGCCCAATTCCTTATGGCCTGCGGCCGCTGCAATCGCCGCCTCGGCCCTGGATCCGACACCTTCATTTATCAGTAAGAAAATGTTCCCATTTTTGGTTCTGATCTGATCTGATTCGATTTTTTCGTTGCTTATTAAGTTATATTCTATTGATATAGGCTGCCTGATCACTAGTTGTTTGGAGAACACTGTTTGATCTGTTCGTGACACCCGCCATTGGTCTTGTTTATGGCCTCCGTGAACAAAATTGACGTCCGCTAGGGAGTAGTTTAGTGATCATTCCATAGTTATATATTTGGTTTATACCATTCATCTTTCAATAAAGGTtaacaattttaatttaaatgattctttttttttttcaaaggttCAAAGTTCTTTGTATTGGATCACATCAAGTGTATTTCGCATAGTTTTTTACTGATCTTTCACCCCACACTAGTCTAGTAATA from Musa acuminata AAA Group cultivar baxijiao chromosome BXJ1-3, Cavendish_Baxijiao_AAA, whole genome shotgun sequence encodes the following:
- the LOC135637777 gene encoding FCS-Like Zinc finger 7-like produces the protein MAEGKGEREDVAILLGKGLQPPMRRTTSMMEFSATNFAAASAAADWREGIRRSEQNRAATFEMPPKIVQRRSFNDFRTLETTAQFLMACGRCNRRLGPGSDTFIYQGEIAFCSLDCREHKMSQDKNKNKRLTPKKTDASSSTKASETPGSGEMAIAA